Within the Gordonia westfalica genome, the region CGGTCTCGATGCCATCCGTACCGAGGCGACCCGACAGGAAGTTCATCGCCGGCGAACCGATGAATCCGGCGACGAAGACGTTGGTCGGGTTGTTGTAGAGCTCCTGGGGCGTACCGATCTGCTGGACGTGACCGCCACGCAGGACGACGACCCGGTCGCCGAGGGTCATCGCCTCGGTCTGGTCGTGCGTCACGTACACGGTGGTGGTGCCCAGACGCTGCTGCAGCTGCGCGATCTCGGTCCGCATCTGCACGCGCAGCTTGGCGTCGAGGTTCGACAGCGGCTCGTCCATGAGGAATGCTTTGGGCGAGCGCACGATCGCGCGGCCCATCGCCACACGCTGGCGCTGACCGCCGGACAGGTTGGCCGGCTTGCGGTCGAGGTACTGGCCGAGATCGAGGATGCGCGCGGCCTCGTCGACCTTGGCGGCGATCTCGTCCTTCGACAGCTTCTGCAGCGTCAGGGGGAAGGCGATGTTCTCGCGCACCGACATGTGCGGATAGAGCGCATAGCTCTGGAACACCATCGCGATGTCGCGGTCCTTGGGTGCGCGCTCGTTGACGCGTTCCCCGCCGATCCGCAGTTCACCCGAGGAGATGTCCTCGAGGCCCGCGATCATGTTGAGCGTCGTCGACTTCCCGCAACCGGACGGGCCGACGAGGATCACGAACTCGCCGTCGGCGATCTCGATGTCCACTCCGTGGACCGCCGTGGAGCCGTCCGGGTACTGCTTGGTGACCTTGTCCAGAACGATGTCTGCCATGGGTTATCCCTTCACGGCGCCGGAAGTCAGACCGGCCACGATTCGACGTTGGAAGAACAGCACGAAGATGATGATGGGGATGGTGATGACGACGGCGGCCGCCGAGATCGAACCGGTCGGTTCCTCGAACTGCGAGCTGCCGGTGAAGTTCGCGATGGCCACCGGTGCGGTGATCGCTCGTTCGGTGGAGGTCAGCGACAGCGCGAGGAGCAGGTCGTTCCAGGCGAAGATGAACACCAGGATCGCCGCGGTCACCACGCCCGGCGCCGCCAGCGGTGCGATGACCTTCCGGAACGCCTGCCACGGGGTGGCGCCGTCCATCTTGGCCGCCTTCTCGAGCTCCCAGGGGATCTCGCGGAAGAACGCCGACAGCGTGTAGATCGCCAGCGGCAGCGCGAAGGTGATGTACGGCAGGATCAGGCCGGGCCAGGTGTCGAAGAGTCCCAACCGTCGCTCGATGTTGAACAGCGGTGTCACCAGCGAGATCTGCGGGAACATCGCGATCAGCAGGGCCGCGCCGATGAGGAGCTTCTTGCCGGGGAACTCCAGGCGTGCAACGGCGTAGGCGGCCATCGTGCCCAGGGCCACCGCGATGAGCGTCGTGATCAGGCCGATGCCGATCGAGTTGATCAACGCCGAGGTGAAGGCGCTGGTGTCGAAGATCGACTTGTAGTTCTCGAGGGTGAACTCACTCGGCCAGAACTTGCCGTCGGTCACGCTCGATGCCGGCTTGAAGGACAGGCTGATGATCCACAGCAGCGGAATGAGTGCATACAGGATCACCAGGATGTTGGCGATCGACCACCACGCCTTGGATTTGCCGCTCGAATTCACCGGATTACCTCCCCTCGTCGTCGGAACCCGGTGCGGCGGTGCCGAACCCCTTGATGAACACGAACGCGATGATCGCCACGCAGACGAAGATCAGGATCGAGATCGCCGATCCGACACCCAGATTGAATGCGCCGAAAAGGTTGTCATAGCCCAGCATCGACACCGAATAGGTGTTGTTGGACCCGCTGGTGAGCACGTAGATGTTGTCGAACACGCGGAACGCGTCGAGCGTACGGAACAGCAGGGCGACGAGGATCGCGGGCTTCATCAGCGGAAGGATGATGCGCCACAGGCGAGTCCACGCTCCCGCGCCGTCGACCTGGGCGGCCTTCAGCAGATCGTCGGGCACCAGCGCGAGACCCGCCAGCAACAGCAGCGCCATGAACGGCGTGGTCTTCCAGACCTCGGCCAGGACGATGATCGCCAGCGACGGCCACTGCTCGGTGAGCGGCGCGCTGCCGTCGGGCAGCAGGTTCGCCAGGTAGCCGGTGCCCGGGGTCCAGGCGTAGTACCAGGAGAACGCCGCGGCCACGGTCACGATGCCGTACGGGATCAGGACCACGGTGCGGATCGTGCCGCGTCCGAAGATGGTGCGGTGCATGACGAGTGCGATGGCCATGCCGAGGACGAGCTCGATGAGCACCGACACCACGGTGATGCCCACCGTGACACCGAACGCCGTCCACCAGTAGTTGTCGGTCAGCACCGTCGCGTAGTTGGCGAACCACACGAACTCACGCTCGCCTGGAGCCGACAGGCTCATCTTGTTCAGCGAGAGCCAGACCGCGTAGATGATCGGATACCCGGTCACCAGCAGCATCATCAGCGCGGCCGGCGCGACGAGCCAGAACGCGAGACGCCGCTCGGCCGTCTTGCCCTCGCTGCGCTTGCGCTTCGTCGGCGCCACATCGTCGCGCGGTCGTTCGGCGACGGCGGTGGCGGCCGCCGAAGACGGTGCCGGTGCGGCGAATCCGGGATTCGATCCGGGCGCGCCGGAACCGGACGAGGTCGAGGCCTCGTGCCGCCCTCCGGGCGGCGCCTTCCACAGCTTGTCGGAGTGCACCGGCGGGCTGTCGCCCACGATCGGGATCGGGCCGGTCTGCGCCGGCGCGTCGTCGGGCAGCGCGTGACGGCCCGGACGGAACACGGACTCGTCGGCGGAGTCGTCCCCGGGTGTCTGTTCGTCGGTCACGGAACCAACCCTTCCCCGTCGATTGCCTTCTGGACGGCCTCGGCGAGCTCGTCCACCAGTGTCTCCG harbors:
- a CDS encoding carbohydrate ABC transporter permease, whose product is MNSSGKSKAWWSIANILVILYALIPLLWIISLSFKPASSVTDGKFWPSEFTLENYKSIFDTSAFTSALINSIGIGLITTLIAVALGTMAAYAVARLEFPGKKLLIGAALLIAMFPQISLVTPLFNIERRLGLFDTWPGLILPYITFALPLAIYTLSAFFREIPWELEKAAKMDGATPWQAFRKVIAPLAAPGVVTAAILVFIFAWNDLLLALSLTSTERAITAPVAIANFTGSSQFEEPTGSISAAAVVITIPIIIFVLFFQRRIVAGLTSGAVKG
- a CDS encoding ABC transporter ATP-binding protein, whose protein sequence is MADIVLDKVTKQYPDGSTAVHGVDIEIADGEFVILVGPSGCGKSTTLNMIAGLEDISSGELRIGGERVNERAPKDRDIAMVFQSYALYPHMSVRENIAFPLTLQKLSKDEIAAKVDEAARILDLGQYLDRKPANLSGGQRQRVAMGRAIVRSPKAFLMDEPLSNLDAKLRVQMRTEIAQLQQRLGTTTVYVTHDQTEAMTLGDRVVVLRGGHVQQIGTPQELYNNPTNVFVAGFIGSPAMNFLSGRLGTDGIETAIGTIALDDHRAVVSRAGDVGSSGEVLIGIRPEHLEDASLVDDTTRRHGATFTANIDVLESMGSDIYAYFGIGNGSNRASSDALAELSADSGADLGGNQLIARLSPDSKVTRGSTDELFYDASKVAVFDQSSGESLRRR
- a CDS encoding carbohydrate ABC transporter permease; the encoded protein is MTDEQTPGDDSADESVFRPGRHALPDDAPAQTGPIPIVGDSPPVHSDKLWKAPPGGRHEASTSSGSGAPGSNPGFAAPAPSSAAATAVAERPRDDVAPTKRKRSEGKTAERRLAFWLVAPAALMMLLVTGYPIIYAVWLSLNKMSLSAPGEREFVWFANYATVLTDNYWWTAFGVTVGITVVSVLIELVLGMAIALVMHRTIFGRGTIRTVVLIPYGIVTVAAAFSWYYAWTPGTGYLANLLPDGSAPLTEQWPSLAIIVLAEVWKTTPFMALLLLAGLALVPDDLLKAAQVDGAGAWTRLWRIILPLMKPAILVALLFRTLDAFRVFDNIYVLTSGSNNTYSVSMLGYDNLFGAFNLGVGSAISILIFVCVAIIAFVFIKGFGTAAPGSDDEGR